The Tenuifilum thalassicum genome includes the window TCACTTAAAAGAACTAATCAATCGAAAAGGTCAATTCTTATAGGATTGGCCTTTATTTTTTGTTTAAATATTAGGGCGGGATCATGAGCCAAAAGCGAACTAATCATTTACAACCAATCCCAAACAATAAAATCATCTTAAAACCTAAACGCCAAATTACATTTAACACAATTAAATAAACAGTATAATGCTATTATTCAATAACTTAAAAAATATATTTAAAATAAATCTAAATTAATAGTGCTAAATCCAAATATTATGCGTTACTTGCACTCGAATTAAAAATCACAATAATGAACAAAGGAACAGTAAAATTCTTTAACGAATCAAAAGGTTTTGGTTTTATTAAAGATTCAGAAACAAGTGAAGAGTATTTTGTACACGCAACAGGTTTAAAAGATCAAATTACAGAAGACGATGAGGTTACTTTCAACCTTGAACAAGGAAGAAAAGGCTTAAATGCAGTAGACGTAAAATTGGTTTAACACAACCCATATACTTGTTAGAATCCCGGATTTTCCGGGATTTTTTTTTACATCAATTTCAACATTCAAATAGTATCTTTGTTTTACTGAAAACTTTACTGTAATGAAAATCCCACAAATCGTAATATTCTTATCCGTTGTCTTAGGTGTTTACACGTTGGTAAATGTCTTTTTATACTACCAGACACGCCCATTATTTAACCTTACCACAATTGGTTCATTGATTAAGCTGCTTTTTTGGATAGCTGTAATTGCATACCCACTTGGCAGAACATTAGAATCCGTAATTGGTGGACAAATCCCCACTCTACTTGTCAAGTTAGGTTCAATTTGGCTTGCCTTTATGCTATATTTAACCTTGCTATTCTTGCTTTTCCAGATTCTTTCGCCAGTGGCAAATTATATGTTCCATATCGATTTTAAAGGTAATACGCATATTCGTCAAATCTCAACAGGAATAGTATATATTGCCTCAATCCTTATTTTTGTTGCAGGATATATTAACGCAATAAGTCCCAAAATAGCTGAGCTAAAAATAGATACACATAAACCATTACCCAACAACAAGCTTACCATTGTAATGGCATCGGACATTCATCTGGGAACCATTATAGGCAAAAAGGATTTAGGTAAACTTGTTCAAAGAATAAATATCCAAAATCCAGATTTAGTATTATTTGCAGGTGATATATTTGATGAGGACATTGCACCAGTAGTAAACGGCCAGATGGGCAAACTATTTGAGGAGATAAAGTCGAAATACGGCGTTTATGCTGTTACAGGAAACCACGAGTTTTTCAGAAACTACCAGGCAAAAATGGATTACCTTAACGAACACGGTGTAAATGTTCTTTGCGATACTGCAATAGTTGTAGGTAATGTTAACATCATCGGACGGTATGACCGCCAGAGCAATTTTGCGTTAGGGCAAAAAAGAAAGCCGCTGGCTGAACTGGCCAAAAATATTGATAAAAATCATTTTACCGTTGTTCTAGACCACCAACCCTTTAACCTAAATGAAGCGGTAGAGATAGGAGCCGATTTGCAACTATCGGGACATACACACCACGGACAGATGTGGCCTTTTAATTACATCACTAAGGCGATTTACGAGGTTAGCATGGGATATAAGAAAATTAAGGATACCCACTTTTACGTATCGCCCGGCTACGGAACCTGGGGACCAAGAGTAAGACTAGGAAACAGACCTGAGGTGGTGGTGATTAGGATAAAACAGGATAAAGGATAAAGGATAAAGCTCAAAGGATAAAGGACTTAGTCCGGCGAAGACGGATAAAGGTTAAAGGATGAGCCATCCAAAATAAAGTCTACATAAAAACGTAGATAAAATTAAACCAATTGCTTATCACCCAGCACCTTCTACGGCACGGCTTGCCAACCCGAGCGAAGTCGAGGCATCTCTTCTTGAAGAATCTGATGAAGTTAAAGGAAGTTAGAGGAATGAATGAATCTGAATGAATCGGAATGAATCGGAAATATTCGGAAGGAGTCGGAAGAACCGTGTTTGGTATTTAGTTTTAGGTGTTTAGAAAAGTGTGCTCAGAATCAACCAATTAATAAAGAATGAAAATTCAGCCCCGTAGGGGCGAACTATAGGTAGAATTAACAAGAATTAACAAGTCCCATAGAGTTTTGCGATGCACGGAAGAACCACACCAAAGAGCGAATATGAAACGTTGCATCGCAATTTCAAGTAATGCCCCCAAGAACCAGTTTGTCATGCCGTGCGTAGTCGAGGCAACTCTTCTTGAAGAATTTGACGAAGTTAAAGGAAGTTAGATGAAGTTAGAGGAATTTAAAAGAATGACACTGTATTTTGAACAGCCCCTGAACAGACCCTTTTTGAACAAACCCTATTTTGAACAGACCACAACCTTGGCTCAACTGGGTATTGGTCAAATTTTGAATTTTGAATTTTGAACTTTGAATCCGAATTTCGTCTTCCACAGTTGGGCCGAGGTTATAAAAAGAAATAGACGAATGGAGTTTGGTGGCGGTTGTACCGCAGTCAGACTATCAAATGCAGGCTCAGCATTCAAGGATATATTGGGCTTAGGCTAAAGCCTAAGCCCAACAAACGGCAACAAAGCGAGTTTTT containing:
- a CDS encoding metallophosphoesterase — encoded protein: MKIPQIVIFLSVVLGVYTLVNVFLYYQTRPLFNLTTIGSLIKLLFWIAVIAYPLGRTLESVIGGQIPTLLVKLGSIWLAFMLYLTLLFLLFQILSPVANYMFHIDFKGNTHIRQISTGIVYIASILIFVAGYINAISPKIAELKIDTHKPLPNNKLTIVMASDIHLGTIIGKKDLGKLVQRINIQNPDLVLFAGDIFDEDIAPVVNGQMGKLFEEIKSKYGVYAVTGNHEFFRNYQAKMDYLNEHGVNVLCDTAIVVGNVNIIGRYDRQSNFALGQKRKPLAELAKNIDKNHFTVVLDHQPFNLNEAVEIGADLQLSGHTHHGQMWPFNYITKAIYEVSMGYKKIKDTHFYVSPGYGTWGPRVRLGNRPEVVVIRIKQDKG
- a CDS encoding cold-shock protein; the encoded protein is MNKGTVKFFNESKGFGFIKDSETSEEYFVHATGLKDQITEDDEVTFNLEQGRKGLNAVDVKLV